The proteins below are encoded in one region of Lactuca sativa cultivar Salinas chromosome 3, Lsat_Salinas_v11, whole genome shotgun sequence:
- the LOC111879131 gene encoding probable methyltransferase PMT5 produces MRNPLLNKLSIFSGTRPPLTWLLLCLVSVFVLIALLGSSSSGAFDSVTTSVKSDVYTNYRRLKEQETSEFFELKSFASENNDLKEIRLCGREREDYVPCYNVSANLLAGFKDGEEFDRHCEVSQDQPYCLVRPPRDYKSPLSWPVGRDVIWNANVKITKDQFLSSGSMTKRLMLLEENQISFHSDDGLLFDGVKDHSRQVAEMIGLGTDAEFHQAGVHTVLDIGCGFGSFGAHLLSLKLMAVCMAAYELTGSQVQLSLERGLPAIIGNFISRKLPFPSLSYDMIHCAQCGVLWDKKDGMFLIEADRILKPGGYFVLHRTSLNMEKGSPIEEFTQKICWTLIGQQEETFIWQKTSDPQCYSSNTHGAIPVCNEEQEDFDIQSYYQPLESCVTGASSKRWIPIQNRSTNSQITPDELRIHGVEQDELYEDFESSRSALRNYWSLLTPLIFSDHPKRPGDEDPLPPYNMIRNMMDMNARYGGLNAAFLEAGKSVWVMNVVPIRAQNSLPLILDQGFAGVLHDWCEPFPTYPRTYDMLHANGLLSDLISKKCSTTNLLLEMDRILRPEGWVVLSDKAGPIEDARTIATQIRWEARVIDVENGSDQRLLVCQKPFLKK; encoded by the exons ATGAGAAATCCTTTATTGAATAAGCTTTCCATATTTTCTGGCACTAGACCACCATTAACCTGGCTACTCTTGTGTCTTGTTAGTGTTTTTGTGCTTATTGCTTTGTTAGGTTCATCTTCTTCTGGTGCTTTTGACTCTGTCACCACTAGTGTAAAATCAGATGTTTATACAAACTATAGAAGATTAAAGGAACAAGAAACAAGTGAATTTTTTGAGTTAAAGAGCTTTGCATCTGAAAATAATGATCTGAAAGAGATTAGGTTATGTGGAAGGGAAAGAGAAGACTATGTTCCTTGCTATAATGTGTCTGCAAATCTGTTAGCTGGATTTAAAGATGGAGAAGAGTTTGATAGGCATTGTGAAGTGTCACAAGATCAACCATACTGTTTGGTTCGTCCTCCACGAGACTATAAAAGTCCCTTGAGTTGGCCAGTTGGTAGAGACGTGATATGGAATGCAAATGTGAAGATAACCAAAGATCAGTTTCTTTCTTCTGGAAGCATGACAAAAAG GTTAATGCTGCTCGAAGAGAACCAAATTTCTTTTCACTCAGATGATGGATTGTTATTTGATGGTGTCAAAGATCATTCGAGACAAGTTGCAGAGATGATAGGATTAGGAACTGATGCAGAATTTCATCAAGCTGGT GTGCACACAGTGCTTGatattggttgtggttttggaagCTTTGGGGCTCATTTGCTATCATTAAAACTAATGGCTGTTTGTATGGCTGCATATGAGTTAACTGGTAGTCAGGTCCAGTTATCTCTTGAAAGAGGTCTTCCTGCAATTATTGGCAACTTCATTTCAAGAAAACTTCCATTTCCATCTTTGTCATATGACATGATCCACTGTGCACAATGTGGTGTTCTATGGGACAAGAAAG ATGGAATGTTTCTTATTGAAGCTGATCGGATACTAAAACCTGGTGGATACTTTGTATTACATAGAACTTCATTAAATATGGAAAAAGGAAGCCCAATTGAAGAGTTCACACAAAAAATCTGTTGGACATTAATTGGTCAGCAAGAAGAAACTTTCATCTGGCAGAAAACTAGCGATCCCCAATGCTACTCATCTAA CACACATGGCGCCATTCCTGTTTGTAACGAAGAACAGGAAGATTTTGATATTCAATCGTATTATCAGCCACTTGAATCTTGCGTAACAGGGGCATCCAGCAAACGGTGGATTCCCATCCAGAACAGATCtacaaattcccaaattaccCCTGATGAGCTTCGGATTCAT GGTGTTGAGCAGGATGAATTGTATGAAGACTTTGAATCTTCAAGATCAGCTTTGAGAAATTACTGGTCGTTACTCACGCCGTTAATTTTTTCCGATCATCCTAAAAGACCAGGGGATGAAGATCCGTTACCTCCTTATAACATGATTAGAAATATGATGGATATGAACGCACGTTATGGAGGTTTAAACGCTGCGTTTTTGGAAGCGGGAAAATCAGTTTGGGTGATGAATGTTGTTCCAATTAGGGCTCAAAATTCACTCCCTCTTATACTCGATCAAGGTTTCGCAGGCGTTCTTCATGACTG GTGCGAACCCTTTCCTACTTATCCACGCACATACGACATGCTTCATGCAAATGGGCTCCTCTCAGACCTTATATCAAAGAAATGTAGCACCACAAACTTACTTCTGGAAATGGACCGAATTCTACGACCTgag GGATGGGTTGTTCTCTCAGATAAAGCGGGGCCTATAGAAGACGCGCGTACAATTGCTACACAGATACGATGGGAAGCAAGAgtaatcgatgttgaaaatggcAGCGACCAAAGGTTGCTCGTTTGTCAAAAGCCATTTCTGAAAAAATAA
- the LOC111879132 gene encoding putative pentatricopeptide repeat-containing protein At1g26500, with the protein MIRRLQFHSPLTRISSVHHRLFHSTTTNPSDYNTPCPPSPATTPDPLTPVNPSHLLRVCTILYQQQDSPESRLHTSLSRCDFDLTHEFFLQICNKFPYSWKPVYKFHKFSQTQTFNHTPVTVNKMLDVVGKSRNIDLLWDLINEIGHSRLVTDKTYKIAIKTLASAREMKKCVEFFHVMNGFGYGYNLGTLNKVIETLCGCKLAEEAKHIVLKLKEWIKPDGFTYKCLIRGFCDVGDLVEASKIWNVMVDEGFDVDIDGVEKMMETLFKTNRFDEAMKLFQSIDDLGLSTYKLVIHWMCKKGKLGHARKVFDEMRERGIQPDCTILGSLIYGFLSNGRIREAYNIAESIERPDISVYHGLIKGLLRLKKANEATNVFREMIRRGCEPTMHTYVMLLQGHLGKRGRKGDDPLINFDTIFVGGLVKAGKSLEASKYVERVMNRGVEVPRFDYNKFLHYYSNEEGVVMFEVMSKKLREVGLFDLGDIFERYGQKMATREKRRERDRSNSQIVT; encoded by the coding sequence ATGATCAGGCGCCTCCAATTTCATAGCCCGCTCACACGCATCTCCTCCGTCCACCACCGCCTATTTCACTCCACCACCACCAACCCCTCCGACTATAATACACCATGTCCTCCATCACCAGCCACCACTCCCGATCCCTTAACACCAGTCAACCCATCACATCTCCTCCGCGTCTGCACCATCCTCTACCAACAACAAGACTCGCCGGAATCAAGACTTCACACCTCTCTCTCCCGCTGCGACTTCGACCTCACCCATGAATTCTTCCTCCAAATCTGCAACAAATTCCCCTACTCCTGGAAACCCGTCTACAAGTTTCACAAATTCTCCCAAACCCAAACCTTCAATCACACTCCCGTCACAGTAAACAAAATGCTCGACGTCGTCGGAAAATCAAGAAACATCGACCTTTTATGGGATCTGATCAATGAAATCGGCCATAGCCGTTTGGTTACAGATAAAACGTATAAGATAGCGATTAAAACGTTGGCGTCCGCGAGGGAGATGAAGAAATGTGTCGAGTTTTTTCACGTAATGAATGGATTTGGTTACGGGTATAATCTAGGAACTCTGAACAAAGTGATTGAGACTTTATGTGGGTGTAAACTTGCTGAAGAAGCTAAACACATTGTTTTAAAATTGAAGGAATGGATTAAACCAGATGGGTTCACGTACAAGTGTTTGATTCGTGGGTTTTGTGACGTCGGTGATTTGGTTGAAGCTTCAAAGATATGGAATGTAATGGTGGATGAAGGTTTTGATGTAGATATCGATGGTGTCGAAAAGATGATGGAAACGCTTTTCAAAACAAATAGATTCGATGAAGCAATGAAGCTTTTTCAATCCATTGACGATTTAGGGCTTTCGACTTACAAGCTTGTGATTCATTGGATGTGTAAAAAGGGGAAGCTTGGTCACGCACggaaggtgtttgatgaaatgcgtGAGAGAGGTATACAGCCAGATTGTACAATACTTGGTTCATTAATTTATGGGTTTTTAAGCAATGGTAGAATCCGTGAAGCTTATAACATCGCCGAATCAATTGAGAGACCCGATATAAGCGTTTACCATGGTTTAATCAAGGGACTCTTGAGATTAAAAAAGGCAAATGAAGCAACAAATGTGTTTAGGGAGATGATAAGGAGAGGGTGTGAGCCTACAATGCACACATATGTCATGCTATTGCAGGGGCATTTAGGTAAAAGGGGGCGAAAAGGAGATGACCCATTGATTAATTTTGACACGATTTTTGTTGGTGGGTTAGTGAAGGCTGGGAAGTCGTTGGAAGCTAGTAAATATGTTGAGAGAGTGATGAATCGAGGAGTTGAAGTGCCCAGATTTGATTATAATAAATTCTTGCATTATTATTCCAATGAAGAAGGTGTTGTTATGTTTGAGGTGATGTCAAAGAAATTAAGAGAAGTTGGTTTGTTTGATTTAGGTGACATATTTGAAAGATATGGTCAGAAAATGGCCACTAgggagaaaagaagagaaagagaTAGATCGAATTCACAAATTGTAACATGA